The DNA window TCAGGGTTTTTTTATGGAATTAAACAATAAGAAAATTATCAGAGCCTGGTGCATGTATGACTGGGCCAACTCGGTTTACAGTCTTACAATCACTACGGCGGTTTTTCCTATTTATTACGAGACCATAACAAAAAATGCAGGACAAGGCGACCTCGTAGATTTTTTCTTCTGGAAATTGCCAAATACAGTCTTATACAGTTATTCACTTTCATTTTCATTTTTATTCGTGGCATTTATACTTCCCTTGCTTACAGGTATAGCTGACTACAGCGGAAAGAAAAAGATGTTTATGAAAATGTTTGCTTATCTAGGCTCATTGGCTTGTTGCGGAATGTATTTTTTTACTTCGGCTAAAAATGTAGAATGGGGCATTACATGTTCTGTTTTGGCAAGTATTGGTTACTCTGGTTCTTTGGTTTTTTACAATTCATTTTTACCTGAAATTGTAAGCGAGGACAAATTCGATAAAGTCAGTGCTCAGGGTTTTTCATACGGCTATGTGGGCAGTGTAATTCTATTGATTATCAATTTGTTAATGATACAGACACCTGAATTGTTTGCTTTGCCTGAAGGCTCATTGCCAGCCAGAATTTCATTTATAATGGTAGGGATTTGGTGGATAGGGTTTTCCCAATATACTTTTTACTATTTACCCGAAAATGTTTACGACCGGGAACCACAGGATAATATTTTCACCAAGGGTTATAAAGAAATAAAATCGGTATTCAAGTCATTAAAAAATTTACCGAATTTGCGGAAATTTTTAGTATCCTTTTTCTTTTACAGTGTTGGTGTACAAACCGTAATGTATTTGGCACCATTATTCGGATCCAAAGAATTGCAGCTTGAAACTTCCAAACTAATTCTTACGGTTTTAATCATACAATTGGTAGCCGTTGGTGGATCATTCTTATTCGCCAAGATTTCAGAATTGAGAGGCAATAAATTTTCATTGGGCCTGATGATTATTTTATGGATAGGGGTATGCATTATGGCCTATTTTATCCAGGGTGAAATGGGCTTTTATATTTTGGGCTTCCTGGTAGGAATGGTGATGGGTGGAATACAAGCACTTTCACGAGCGACTTATTCTAAACTCATACCTGTCAATACCATTGACCATGCATCTTATTTTAGTTTCTATGATGTGACCTATAATGTTTCCATAGTCATTGGTACATTTGCATATGGTTTAATTGAACACATAACCGGAAGCATGCGCAACAGTGCTATCGCACTTGCCGTTTTCTTTATTATCGGTTTTGCCATGTTATTGTTTGTATCTGTTCCCAAAAGAAATTTGAGTGAAAAGGAAATATAGCATCTTAGTTTTTATTCTTTCATTGACCCAATTTGTCAATGCACAATCTGATTTTATAGATAAAATTGAAATAAACCTTATTCCGGGTAAAGTTCAGCACTTAAACTTATCAGAAGAGCATAGCAGCCTTGCTTTTAAATCTGCCAGAAAACTGGAAGAATTAAGCGTGAAATTGGATAATGAAATTGTAGAACTAAAGCCGGATATGCATGTAGAAAATGAAAGTGTCTATACATCTTATCTCATTTTTTTAAATCCAGGGTCAAAAAGCCTATCTATTTCCTCACAATTCAGAACAAACCTTCAGTTATTTCTCCTGAAAGTACCTAAAATCAATGTCAATCAATCTCTTTCAAAGCTCCAAACGGATTCATGTGAAAAACCAGCGGGCATAGATCAGGATGTTTGGAGATCTGGGCTACCTGCGCCAACAGTATCTCCCACTTTAAACCAGGTGAATCATTGTGTAATTCACCACAGCGCAGGCTCAAATACCGCCACAGATTATACAGAAGTAGTCAGGAATATTTATCTATATCATACCGGCGTCAACGGATGGGATGACATCGGTTATAATTATTTGATAGCACAGGACGGGACCCTTTTTCATGGAAGAGATGGTCAAAATTTATATTCCGATGATAATGTAAGAGGAGCTCATTTTTGCGGAAAAAACACAGGTACGATGGGTGTTTGTTTGTTAGGTGATTATACTACTGTTGTTCCTACTTTGGCTGCACTTAGTACTCTGGAAGATTTACTTCTCTGGAAATTGAATAAGGAATCCCTCCAGCCCGCTGACAGTGCCCGACACCCTTTGCCGGGAGGAGCCTATTTGGGTAGAGTGGTCGGTCATCAGGACGGTTGTGCTACTGCTTGCCCAGGCACGTTTTTATATGCGGATATCCCGGGAATAATTGATAGTCTTGAAAATAGAATAGACAATTGCCTGACTCCAAGTTCAATTCATTTTACAAATACTTCTTATGAATTAGCAATATACCCTCAACCCGCTTCAGATATTATATTTATAAGGTCAGAGGAAAACGGAATGTTATACATCTTTGATTTAATGGGAAGAGAAATCTTAAGGATCAAAAAAACTAAAAATCCATTGAAGATAAATACAAATGCCTATCCCCATGGAACTTATACTTTAAAGCTCTTGAATAAAGACAGGCAATTGAAAGGCAAAATTGTAATTCAACCCTAATTTCCTTCTGTAATTATTACAGTTACCTTATTTTTTTTACCGGCTTCCAATGGAATGGTTTTTTCACTTTCACCATAGTTATCAGCCTTTCCTTTTTGAGCTTGAATATAATAGCTTTTAGCGGCCAGGTCTTTGTACAAGACTTCACCATTTGAATCGGTGAATTTTTTACCCTCAATGGCATTTTTACCCGCCAAATAGTCATCTTCCGAAGCATATAGCATGACTTCAGCTCCTGCCTCGGGATTTCCTGTGGTGTTAAGTACAGTAATTTCTAATTTGGTTTTTAACAGTTGTGCATTGCTATTTATCCAGATAAAGGACAAGGCAATAATTAATAATAGTCTCATAACTTTTTCTTTATTTGATAAACGTATTCAGTATAAATAGATTTTAAAAATAAAATAATTCTAAATCGTAAATTGAACCTGCATCTGTATAGCATGAATTTCAATATAGCTGAAAATACTAAAATCCACATTCAATTTTACAATTGGTCTCTAATTTTCCTTTGCATTTTTTTTTCTACTAATGACATCAGTGCTCAGTTTTATCGACTGGATAAATACTCAGAACTGGATGGTTTAATCTCATCTTCCGTCAATACTATTTTTCAGGATAACAGGGATTATATTTGGCTGGGAACAGAAAAAGGTCTTTCAATTTACAATGGTTATGAGTTTAAAAACTATACAAAAGCCGATGGACTCAACAATAATTTTATAAAATGTATTTATCAGAGTTCTGATAATAGTATCTGGGTTGGAAGCAATGAAGGAATAAATAAAATTAATCCTTCACTGGGGCCTGATGCACCATTTATCAATATTCAAAAAGGCCTGATTGTAACCTCAATAATTGAGTACAATAATGCCATGTTCTTTAGCTCAAACATTGGATTACATAAATTGATAAACAATGATTCAATTGAACTAATTGAATTACCCAGAATAAGGGACCTTAACCTTTGTGAAGGGAAACTTTTAATAGGTTCTACCAGTGGATTATACGAATACCTTACCGAAAGCAAATCAATTGAAAAAATATGGGCTTCATCGGGATCTGAATCTGTAAGATCAATAATGGATAACGGCAATTCATCATTGCTGATCGGCACTATGAATGAAATTATTGAATTAAACAAAGACTATACCTCAAGTCATAAAATAGCCGATGTTGAGCGCATTTCACATCTTATGCAAGACTCTCAAAAACGCACATGGATTGCCTCTGAAAATGGATTGAATATTTTGACGGATGATAGCTTAAGATCATTTAAAGATTCCGATTTAAAAAAAACCTGCTCTTATGTGTTAGAAGATCGCGAAAAAAATATTTGGATTGCCGGTATTGATGGATTAATGAAATATTCAGAATACCCTTTCGACCGAATTGATTTTACAAGCTCAATTGAAAGCAATGGTATTAGTGCAGTTCTCAACAGCACTGAAGGAAAACTGTGGTATGGCACATCAGCAGGGCAGATTTGGATCGAAGATTTAAAGGGAGATAAATATCAATTTGAGCCGGTGAATCAATATTCAGGCAACAAACCCATCAATGATATATTTGAAGATTCCAATGGCAAAATTTGGATTAGCACACTTCTCAATGGTGTATTAACATGGGATGGGAATAATCTGCAATCTCTAAAGGATCCCAAAGGGCTTCTTCGGTTTTTTATTTTTGATATTGAAGAAGCATCCAATGGTGCAATGTGGTTTGGAGGAGCGAGAGGCTTGATAAAATATGAAAATGACGCTTTTGAATACTTCACCTTCGCTAATTCTGATCAAACTCCTTTTGTCAATGATATTTTCATTGATTCAGACGAACGAATCTGGCTTTCATTAAATTCCGGACTTGGAGTGATTAGAAATAATAAAATTTTCAAATTCTCTGAATTTGAAGGCATTAGCTGCAATCAACTCAGTGCGACTAAGGAAAATACATTTTATGCTGCGACATCTACGTTTGGAATAATTCGATTTAAATTTTTTAATGATTCCATCAAGTTTGAAGCAGATATAACGATTCAAGAGGGACTTGCAAATAATAATGTTAATGCCCTTCATATTGATGTAAATGAAAATGTTTGGGCCGGAACAGAATTGGGTATAAATAAAATCAAAAATGGAAATCCAACAGAGTTATTCAAGGTAGGAGAAAATCTAAAAAGGTCGAAATGCTTTTTGCGAGCAATTGCAGAAAATAGCTCAGATATATTAGTCGGTACCTACGACGGAGCCATAAAAATTTCCAAAACTTCGGAAAAAGATACCTATGTAAGGCCCAAAACTTATATCACTAAAATCTCCATCTTAAACGACAATTTTGATAGCACTAAGGTCAAGCAGGATGGTTTTGTTTATAATTTACCGGTAAACCTTCGATTGCCATATAATGCGAATTTTATTGCTTTCAGTTTTGAGGGACTTTCATTTGAAACTGCCGAAAGACCAGAATATCAGTTCAGGTTAAAAGGATTGGAGAAAGAGTTTTCGGAACCCGGTAAAGAACGAAATTTTACCTATGCCAATCTGGATAATGGGAAATATACATTTGAAGTCAGATCGCGTAAAACTAATGAGAAATGGTCGGATGAAGTTGCCAGTTTTTCTTTTGAAATAAAACCTCCATTTTGGGAAGAATGGTGGTTCCGGATTTTGATAGTAACACTCTTTTTTGGTTCTATTTTTTTAATAGTAAATGGCAGGATACAAAACATAAGAAAAGAAGAAAAAGAAAAATCAGACTTGAACAGGAAAATAGCAGAATTCAGACTGACTGCTCTAAGAGCCCAAATGAATCCACATTTTATTTTCAATGCCCTTTATTCGATTCAGCATTTCATAACCACAAATGAAAAAGAAGCAGCTATTAATTATCTGGCCAAATTCGCTAGTTTAATCCGCTTGATTCTTGAGAAGTCGGATAAAAATGAGATTCAGCTTTCCGAAGAGGTCAAAATGCTGGATTTATATCTGGATCTTGAAAAACTCCGTTTTGATAATAAATTTGAATACGCAATACAGGTGGATCGGGCCATTCATGAAGAAGATACTGCCATTCCTTATTTACTAATACAGCCTTTTGTGGAAAATGCGGTAATTCACGGAGTTGGTTACAAGAAAGAAAATGGCCTCATCAGTATTAAATTTTTACCATGCGATGATGAAAACCACTTGCTTTGTATTGTTGAGGATAATGGTGTGGGACGAGAAGAGGCTGAAAGACTAAAAAAACCTAGCCCAATAAAAAGTCAATCACTGGGACTCAAAGTAAATAATGAACGATTGGAAATTTTGAATCCAAATAAAATAAAGGAAACATCCGTGAAAATTACTGATCTTTCAAATGAAAAAGGTGACCCTGAGGGTACAAGGGTAGAAATTAGAATTCCAATAAGCTAAGCTTATGATCAATTGTATAATAGTTGATGATGAAAGAAGAGGAAGAGAGGCCCTTTCAAATATGATTTCTGAATACTGTCCTCAAATCCAGGTTTTGGAGACTTTAGAGTCTGTAGATCAGGCATTAAAAGCAATTTCTGCACTTAAGCCGGAATTGGTTTTTCTGGATGTTGAGCTGCAGGGGGAAACGGGTTTTGATTTATTGGACATGGTTCCAAAAATTGATTTTGAAGTCATATTCACCACCGCTCATGAACATTATGCGCTTAAGGCCATTAAATTTTCGGCCATTGATTATATTTTGAAACCTATTAGCACGGAGGATTTAAAAGAAGCTGTTAAAAAGGCCGAAGAAAAATTGTCAAATAAATCACTACATGAAAATTTTGACATTCTCCTCAAGAACATAAAAAACTCCAATAAAAAACAACATAAAATTGCTTTGGCTTCCTCGGACGGATATATGTTTACTGAAGTGTCTGATATTTTGTATTGCACCGCGGATGGAAATTACACCTACTTTTTTACCAAAAACACCGGTAAAATTCTGGTTTCCAAAAACATCAAAGAATACGAAGGGCTTTTAAATGACCATAATTTTTTCCGTATTCACCGTTCTCATTTAATAAATATGGATGAAGTTAAAAAATATGTGAGGGGAGAAGGTGGCTATGTCATCATGTCCGACGGGTCATCATTAGACGTTTCCAAGCGGAGAAAAGAGCAATTTATTTCTTTACTTGCGAAGTAGTTTATGCTTCGTTTTTTATTCCTTTTATCAGTTTGCACGATCATTTTATCTTGCTCGGAAAAAAGTGAAATCTTCAAAAATCAAGCCTTTGAATATCAAAGAGATTTCAATCGAGATGAAATTTGTGCAATACTAATCCACAAAGATCACAGACAAGGAGATAGTTTAAAGCAATTTATTAATTCTAATGATCTGGATGTCCAGTATGAATTGGCCCTGGCATTTGCTTCTATGCAGGAATGTGAATTGGCTGCTTTATTATTAGACAAAGCACCCTTTATAGAATATCCGACTGTCCGAGCGATGATTTATTATGCATATGGTCAAAGTTGTAGAAATGCGAATACCGAAAAACTTCTGGAATTGGCAAAATACGAAAAGGACAGTCTTGCACAGGTACAATTGGCTGAAGCCGTAGGGAAATCTTCCAAATCCGAGGATTTAGTTTCATTCATTAATAAGAGCAATTTATTTAATGATTATGCCATCGCGCGATGCTTGTATCAGTTTTCACAGCGTAATGTGTTCTACGATAAAAGCATAGAAAAAATGGTTGGTCTTTTGGAACACGGATCTTCAAAAGTGAGAATGACTGCTTCTAACATGCTGGCAAGATTAAAAGGCGAAGACCTGGTAAATTATGCAGAAAAGCTCATCGAAGTTTTAAAATCTGATAGTTCTGCAGGGGTTAGAATGAATATTGCTACAGCCTTTAATAAAATTAATGGTTCCCAATTTGCAGAGACATTAATAGAAATAGCTTTGGACAGTACCGAAAATTTTAGAGTCAGGGTCAATGCCATCAACTCGCTGAATTATTATCATTATGCGACTTATGCACCTAAACTAATTTCATTGTTTAATGAATCTAAGCTCAATATCCAATTGGAAACAGGCGGCTATTTTCTAAATCGTTGTGAACGTACAGAATGGAATAAAATAGCGCTGCTCAAGGATAATTCACAAAATCCGCAGGTAAAAGCAATGATGCACGAAATCCTATTGAAGTTTGCAAACAAGGATGAAAAACCGGCGGTCAACTCACATATTCTATCCAACATGAACAATGAAATTGACCCATTTGCAAAGTCGTTTTATATAAAAGCCCTTAAAAGCTGGCCGGATAACTATAATGTTCTGGCAGATATTGTTTTAGGCTCTCATGATCTTGTTTCTAAGTCCAATGCAATGCAAGTCTTTTTCGAGTTAAGCAAAGCTGATATGTTTAAAAGTATTAGTGATTATCAGGAGCAAAAAACAAGAAATAAACTCATATCCTATTTTAGTCGTGTTTTTCAAATGGCCATATTGTCGGGAGATCCGACATTAATCGGATACGGTGCCAAAGGTTTGAGAAATGAAGAAATAGATTTTGTAGGACAATTGGAAAACACTGACTTCATAGCAGTAACCATGAACAATATTCCATTGCCAAAGGATATAGAAACTTATATTGATCTTGAAAAAACATTGGCATTTGTGCAGGGGAAAGAAATTCCCAAAAAAAGGCCTCCTTTAAATCATTTTGTTGATATCGATCAGTTAAAATCATTTTCTTCTTTAAAAAAGGCCAGGGTCAAAACCAATAAAGGAGCTTTCCAATTGGAATTTGATCATAAAATGGCTCCGGCTACCGTTGCTAATTTTATAGAACTGAGTCAAAATAGCTTTTATGATTCACTGAGGTTTCACCGCGTTGAAAATAATTTTGTTGTTCAGGGCGGATGCCCACGAGGCGATGGATGGGGTTCATCGGGAGAATCCATTCGATCTGAATTTGGCCCAAAATATTATAAAACCGGATCTGTAGGCATGGCCTCTGCTGGTAAGGATACCGAAAGTTGTCAATGGTTTGTTACGCATTATCCCAGCATTCACCTTGATGGTTCTTATACCAATTTTGCAAGGGTCACAGAAGGGATGGAAGTAGTTTTTAATTTGGCAGTAGGTGACACTGTTTTAAGCGTAGAAATTTTCCCATAATAAAAAGCCCCGATAAGATATTTATCGAGGCCAATCTTTTATAGCTGATAATTATTTTCCAAATGCGTAATAAAATTCCCCCTCTTTGCCCGGGTAAATTCCTTCCAGCATGACACCACCTTCTTCATTTTCAATCATCTTTAAAAAGTGATCGGTATCTCTTACTTCTTTTTTATTCACCTTAAGGACAATAAAGCCGGGTGCGATCGAAGTGAATCTCCTCACTTTTCCGGGACCTATTTTTTCAATTTTTATGCCATTGCTGAGTTTTAATTCTTCTTTTTCGGATTCAGTCAATTCACTGACCGAAATACCTAAATCCGATAATAATTCCGGCTTTTCAACTTTGGCCAGATATTCAGTATTTCCATTTTTATTGTTAAGTACTACGAGATAATCCTTTTCGTCGCCATTGCG is part of the Hyphobacterium sp. CCMP332 genome and encodes:
- a CDS encoding peptidylprolyl isomerase; this encodes MNNIPLPKDIETYIDLEKTLAFVQGKEIPKKRPPLNHFVDIDQLKSFSSLKKARVKTNKGAFQLEFDHKMAPATVANFIELSQNSFYDSLRFHRVENNFVVQGGCPRGDGWGSSGESIRSEFGPKYYKTGSVGMASAGKDTESCQWFVTHYPSIHLDGSYTNFARVTEGMEVVFNLAVGDTVLSVEIFP
- a CDS encoding MFS transporter, with translation MELNNKKIIRAWCMYDWANSVYSLTITTAVFPIYYETITKNAGQGDLVDFFFWKLPNTVLYSYSLSFSFLFVAFILPLLTGIADYSGKKKMFMKMFAYLGSLACCGMYFFTSAKNVEWGITCSVLASIGYSGSLVFYNSFLPEIVSEDKFDKVSAQGFSYGYVGSVILLIINLLMIQTPELFALPEGSLPARISFIMVGIWWIGFSQYTFYYLPENVYDREPQDNIFTKGYKEIKSVFKSLKNLPNLRKFLVSFFFYSVGVQTVMYLAPLFGSKELQLETSKLILTVLIIQLVAVGGSFLFAKISELRGNKFSLGLMIILWIGVCIMAYFIQGEMGFYILGFLVGMVMGGIQALSRATYSKLIPVNTIDHASYFSFYDVTYNVSIVIGTFAYGLIEHITGSMRNSAIALAVFFIIGFAMLLFVSVPKRNLSEKEI
- a CDS encoding histidine kinase gives rise to the protein MNFNIAENTKIHIQFYNWSLIFLCIFFSTNDISAQFYRLDKYSELDGLISSSVNTIFQDNRDYIWLGTEKGLSIYNGYEFKNYTKADGLNNNFIKCIYQSSDNSIWVGSNEGINKINPSLGPDAPFINIQKGLIVTSIIEYNNAMFFSSNIGLHKLINNDSIELIELPRIRDLNLCEGKLLIGSTSGLYEYLTESKSIEKIWASSGSESVRSIMDNGNSSLLIGTMNEIIELNKDYTSSHKIADVERISHLMQDSQKRTWIASENGLNILTDDSLRSFKDSDLKKTCSYVLEDREKNIWIAGIDGLMKYSEYPFDRIDFTSSIESNGISAVLNSTEGKLWYGTSAGQIWIEDLKGDKYQFEPVNQYSGNKPINDIFEDSNGKIWISTLLNGVLTWDGNNLQSLKDPKGLLRFFIFDIEEASNGAMWFGGARGLIKYENDAFEYFTFANSDQTPFVNDIFIDSDERIWLSLNSGLGVIRNNKIFKFSEFEGISCNQLSATKENTFYAATSTFGIIRFKFFNDSIKFEADITIQEGLANNNVNALHIDVNENVWAGTELGINKIKNGNPTELFKVGENLKRSKCFLRAIAENSSDILVGTYDGAIKISKTSEKDTYVRPKTYITKISILNDNFDSTKVKQDGFVYNLPVNLRLPYNANFIAFSFEGLSFETAERPEYQFRLKGLEKEFSEPGKERNFTYANLDNGKYTFEVRSRKTNEKWSDEVASFSFEIKPPFWEEWWFRILIVTLFFGSIFLIVNGRIQNIRKEEKEKSDLNRKIAEFRLTALRAQMNPHFIFNALYSIQHFITTNEKEAAINYLAKFASLIRLILEKSDKNEIQLSEEVKMLDLYLDLEKLRFDNKFEYAIQVDRAIHEEDTAIPYLLIQPFVENAVIHGVGYKKENGLISIKFLPCDDENHLLCIVEDNGVGREEAERLKKPSPIKSQSLGLKVNNERLEILNPNKIKETSVKITDLSNEKGDPEGTRVEIRIPIS
- a CDS encoding N-acetylmuramoyl-L-alanine amidase, giving the protein MKRKYSILVFILSLTQFVNAQSDFIDKIEINLIPGKVQHLNLSEEHSSLAFKSARKLEELSVKLDNEIVELKPDMHVENESVYTSYLIFLNPGSKSLSISSQFRTNLQLFLLKVPKINVNQSLSKLQTDSCEKPAGIDQDVWRSGLPAPTVSPTLNQVNHCVIHHSAGSNTATDYTEVVRNIYLYHTGVNGWDDIGYNYLIAQDGTLFHGRDGQNLYSDDNVRGAHFCGKNTGTMGVCLLGDYTTVVPTLAALSTLEDLLLWKLNKESLQPADSARHPLPGGAYLGRVVGHQDGCATACPGTFLYADIPGIIDSLENRIDNCLTPSSIHFTNTSYELAIYPQPASDIIFIRSEENGMLYIFDLMGREILRIKKTKNPLKINTNAYPHGTYTLKLLNKDRQLKGKIVIQP
- a CDS encoding response regulator transcription factor translates to MINCIIVDDERRGREALSNMISEYCPQIQVLETLESVDQALKAISALKPELVFLDVELQGETGFDLLDMVPKIDFEVIFTTAHEHYALKAIKFSAIDYILKPISTEDLKEAVKKAEEKLSNKSLHENFDILLKNIKNSNKKQHKIALASSDGYMFTEVSDILYCTADGNYTYFFTKNTGKILVSKNIKEYEGLLNDHNFFRIHRSHLINMDEVKKYVRGEGGYVIMSDGSSLDVSKRRKEQFISLLAK